The following are encoded together in the Bacillus carboniphilus genome:
- a CDS encoding YjcZ family sporulation protein encodes MGKDVGCGFDGGFALLIVLFILLIIIGASFVGYGSGYGFY; translated from the coding sequence ATGGGTAAAGATGTTGGATGTGGTTTTGACGGAGGCTTTGCCTTGCTAATTGTATTGTTTATTTTGTTGATTATCATTGGTGCATCATTTGTGGGATACGGTTCAGGTTACGGATTCTACTAA
- a CDS encoding DUF2277 domain-containing protein: MCRNIRTLFNFDPPATEEEIQAAALQYVRKISGFNKPSKVNEEAFNQAVIEVAAVTQTLLTSLSTNADPRDREVERERARERNAKRFGPS; encoded by the coding sequence ATGTGTAGAAATATAAGAACTCTTTTTAATTTTGATCCACCTGCAACGGAAGAGGAAATCCAAGCAGCAGCACTTCAGTATGTTCGAAAAATTTCGGGGTTTAATAAACCATCCAAGGTGAATGAAGAAGCTTTTAATCAGGCCGTTATTGAGGTAGCTGCTGTAACACAAACATTACTGACTTCACTTAGTACGAATGCTGATCCTCGTGATCGAGAAGTGGAGCGGGAACGTGCCCGTGAGAGAAATGCAAAGAGGTTTGGACCGAGTTAA
- a CDS encoding mannitol-1-phosphate 5-dehydrogenase gives MLAVHFGAGNIGRGFIGSLLSESGYEVCFVDVNEEIVQLINERKEYRVVLADENSQDTVVKNVKAINSIQNPNVVVDAIVQADIVTTAVGPNILGLISDLLTQGLRKRVDHSGKPLNVIACENMIGGSSFLKEKVFEKLPNHEKETFASLFAFPNAAVDRIVPNQVNEDKLMVSVEPFYEWVVDRSMMVGDIPTIKGITYVDDLKPFIERKLFTVNTGHAVAAYVGYQAGLETIKDAMENHDVYTTVKNALKESGTVLINKYGFDTDAHMEYVEKIVGRFTNPYINDEIPRVARGPIRKLGSNDRLVGPAVQYFEYAEGQPVHLAKAIAAALQYDYPNDKEAVSLQTIVKDRGFTGALEEVCGLKPGHPLYSLVLEEMK, from the coding sequence ATGCTAGCTGTTCACTTTGGAGCGGGGAATATTGGGCGAGGTTTTATTGGTAGTCTTTTATCCGAATCTGGTTATGAAGTATGCTTTGTAGACGTGAATGAAGAAATCGTTCAACTTATAAACGAGAGAAAAGAGTATAGAGTTGTTCTGGCTGATGAGAATAGTCAGGATACAGTTGTGAAAAATGTAAAGGCTATTAACAGTATACAAAATCCAAACGTGGTTGTGGATGCTATTGTCCAAGCAGATATCGTTACAACAGCTGTGGGACCTAATATCCTCGGACTGATCTCTGATTTACTTACACAAGGATTAAGAAAACGTGTAGACCACTCGGGTAAGCCGCTAAATGTAATTGCTTGTGAAAATATGATTGGTGGAAGTTCGTTTTTAAAAGAAAAAGTGTTTGAGAAACTCCCAAATCATGAAAAAGAAACATTTGCATCTTTATTTGCCTTTCCAAATGCTGCAGTGGATCGAATTGTTCCGAACCAAGTGAATGAGGATAAACTAATGGTATCTGTAGAGCCTTTCTATGAATGGGTTGTGGATCGATCTATGATGGTTGGTGATATTCCAACAATTAAAGGAATCACCTATGTAGATGATTTGAAACCATTTATTGAAAGAAAGCTATTTACTGTTAATACTGGGCATGCTGTTGCAGCCTACGTAGGATATCAAGCTGGTCTTGAAACAATAAAGGATGCTATGGAAAATCATGATGTATATACGACTGTCAAGAATGCACTAAAAGAGTCCGGAACCGTTTTAATTAACAAGTACGGCTTTGATACGGACGCGCACATGGAATATGTAGAGAAAATAGTTGGTAGGTTTACGAACCCGTATATAAATGATGAAATTCCTAGAGTTGCAAGGGGGCCAATCCGTAAACTCGGATCAAATGACCGATTAGTAGGACCAGCTGTTCAGTATTTTGAATATGCAGAGGGACAACCAGTCCATTTAGCTAAAGCTATAGCAGCAGCATTGCAATACGATTATCCCAATGATAAGGAAGCGGTTTCATTACAAACAATCGTGAAGGATAGAGGCTTTACGGGTGCCTTAGAAGAGGTTTGTGGACTAAAACCAGGTCACCCTCTATATTCACTTGTTCTAGAAGAAATGAAATAG
- a CDS encoding PTS sugar transporter subunit IIA: MTNQILSKENILLNESFTSKEDAIKKTGQVLVDKGYVEPAYIGKMLEREELTSTYMGNFVAIPHGTEDAKKEVKASGLSIIQVPEGVDFGGGNIVKVLIGIAGKDGEHLEILSQIAIVCSEEENVERIVTAQSAEEILSLFDEVN, from the coding sequence ATGACAAATCAGATTTTATCTAAAGAAAATATCTTACTAAATGAAAGCTTTACATCCAAAGAGGATGCAATTAAAAAAACAGGACAAGTTTTAGTTGATAAAGGCTATGTAGAACCAGCATACATTGGGAAAATGCTAGAGAGAGAAGAGCTAACTTCTACTTATATGGGGAATTTTGTAGCCATTCCACATGGGACAGAGGATGCAAAAAAAGAAGTAAAAGCTTCTGGTTTATCCATTATTCAAGTCCCAGAAGGAGTAGACTTTGGCGGCGGAAATATCGTTAAAGTTCTAATCGGTATTGCGGGTAAAGACGGTGAGCACTTAGAAATACTTTCTCAAATTGCTATAGTTTGCTCAGAGGAAGAAAATGTGGAAAGAATCGTAACTGCTCAATCTGCTGAAGAAATTTTAAGCTTGTTCGACGAGGTGAACTAA
- a CDS encoding heavy metal translocating P-type ATPase, with amino-acid sequence MLAETKPYTPPKSNMEYSWIEKIKPHAELIAALISGGLILIGWILSTISMETASAITFITAYIIGGYAKAKEGITETIQNKELNVEMLMIFAAIGSALIGYWTEGAILIFIFALSGALETYTMNKSHKEISSLLELQPEEALKITHDREEYVPVSTLRVGDIVLIKPGERVPIDGKIIEGQTNLDESAITGEALPVHKTIHDEAFAGTVNIRGSIMIEMTKPNSETLFQKIINLVQTAQSEKSPSQLFIERFEGKYVKTVLLIVGLMLFVPHFTLGWSWTETFYRAMILLVVASPCALVASITPATLSAISNGARKGILFKGGVHLENLANLKAIAFDKTGTLTQGKPEIVDVVVRGDLSEDELLLKAASIEKHSSHPLAAAIVGYAQNKGLNLRKPEQMEDVAGFGVQAMIDGIPWKVGKSEFVGRVEAEQFQNGMALHFAKEGKTVVFVKDDQGIAGLLTLKDTIRKSTLQAIRALQSEGIKTFMLTGDSKKTAQAIAEESGIDSFTAECLPETKVERVKYIKGEYGTVAMVGDGINDAPALATSSVGIAMGEGTDVALETADVVLMKNDLSKIAEAVKLSKKMNQIIKQNIVFSITIILILIASNFMQSLALPMGVIGHEGSTILVILNSLRLLKS; translated from the coding sequence ATGCTTGCTGAAACAAAACCATATACACCACCAAAAAGTAATATGGAATATTCTTGGATAGAAAAAATAAAGCCGCATGCTGAACTTATAGCAGCTTTAATTAGCGGAGGACTCATCTTAATAGGCTGGATATTAAGCACAATTAGTATGGAAACTGCCTCAGCCATTACTTTTATTACTGCATACATTATTGGTGGGTATGCAAAAGCAAAAGAGGGAATTACAGAGACCATTCAAAATAAAGAACTAAATGTAGAAATGTTAATGATTTTTGCTGCTATCGGTTCAGCTCTAATTGGGTATTGGACTGAAGGGGCTATTCTTATTTTTATTTTTGCATTAAGCGGAGCACTTGAGACTTATACCATGAATAAAAGTCATAAAGAAATATCCTCATTGTTGGAGTTACAACCTGAGGAAGCCTTGAAAATCACTCATGACCGTGAGGAGTATGTACCTGTCTCAACATTGCGGGTAGGAGATATTGTGCTTATAAAGCCTGGTGAACGTGTACCTATAGATGGAAAAATTATCGAGGGTCAAACAAACCTTGATGAATCAGCCATTACAGGTGAAGCGCTTCCGGTTCATAAAACAATTCATGATGAAGCATTTGCTGGAACGGTTAACATACGTGGTTCAATTATGATTGAAATGACTAAACCTAATAGCGAAACCTTATTTCAAAAAATCATTAACTTAGTGCAAACAGCTCAAAGTGAGAAATCACCTTCACAACTATTCATTGAAAGATTCGAAGGAAAGTACGTAAAAACGGTGTTACTTATTGTAGGTCTCATGTTGTTTGTACCCCACTTTACTTTGGGATGGAGTTGGACTGAGACCTTTTATAGAGCCATGATTTTACTTGTTGTCGCATCACCCTGTGCCCTTGTGGCCTCAATTACACCAGCTACCTTATCGGCAATTTCTAATGGCGCACGAAAGGGAATACTATTTAAGGGTGGAGTCCACTTAGAGAATTTAGCCAACCTGAAGGCAATCGCTTTTGATAAAACCGGAACCCTTACTCAAGGTAAACCCGAAATTGTTGATGTTGTTGTTCGTGGGGATCTGAGTGAAGATGAGCTCCTTTTAAAAGCTGCATCCATCGAAAAACACTCTAGTCATCCACTTGCAGCAGCCATAGTGGGCTATGCACAAAATAAAGGGCTGAACTTAAGGAAACCTGAACAAATGGAGGATGTAGCTGGTTTTGGGGTTCAAGCTATGATTGATGGAATCCCTTGGAAAGTTGGAAAATCGGAATTTGTTGGACGCGTAGAAGCAGAACAGTTTCAGAATGGTATGGCTCTTCACTTCGCTAAAGAAGGGAAAACCGTTGTATTTGTTAAGGATGATCAAGGAATAGCAGGTTTGTTGACACTTAAGGACACGATTCGAAAAAGCACTCTACAGGCCATTCGAGCACTACAGAGTGAAGGAATCAAAACCTTTATGCTTACAGGTGACAGTAAAAAAACAGCTCAAGCCATTGCCGAAGAAAGTGGAATAGATTCTTTCACTGCTGAGTGCTTGCCAGAAACAAAAGTCGAGCGTGTTAAATATATAAAAGGGGAATATGGTACCGTAGCTATGGTTGGAGACGGCATCAATGACGCCCCTGCCCTTGCAACTTCATCTGTTGGTATTGCAATGGGAGAAGGAACAGATGTTGCACTCGAAACTGCTGATGTCGTGCTAATGAAGAATGACCTTTCAAAAATTGCTGAAGCAGTGAAGCTATCTAAAAAAATGAACCAAATCATTAAACAGAATATCGTTTTTTCCATCACCATTATTTTGATTTTAATTGCTTCAAACTTTATGCAATCACTGGCTCTTCCTATGGGTGTAATCGGGCATGAAGGAAGTACTATTTTGGTTATATTGAATAGTTTAAGACTATTAAAATCTTAA
- a CDS encoding RNA polymerase sigma factor, producing the protein MAESDWILRAKKGDEEAFAFLVNKYNYLIKSTIAFYMNKRMVEDVSQEIWVQIYKKLWQLEDPQKFVPWVRKLTYYHCVNIRKKTNTINKFELTLSAESWVHLSESLSGENFTVHDWMIKKEAKREFKRLLTTLPGNYEMMIRLRYLHELSYGEIHELTNLPLSTIKWRIFQGKKLLKAVLLKSLKRKGVY; encoded by the coding sequence ATGGCTGAGAGTGATTGGATCTTAAGGGCAAAGAAAGGAGACGAGGAAGCCTTTGCCTTTTTAGTAAACAAATACAACTATTTAATCAAATCTACAATTGCTTTTTATATGAATAAACGCATGGTAGAAGATGTATCACAAGAAATATGGGTCCAAATTTATAAAAAGCTTTGGCAATTAGAGGATCCACAAAAATTTGTTCCTTGGGTAAGAAAACTTACCTACTATCATTGTGTAAATATCCGAAAAAAAACGAATACCATAAACAAGTTCGAATTAACATTAAGTGCGGAAAGCTGGGTACATCTATCTGAATCTCTTTCAGGTGAAAATTTTACAGTCCATGATTGGATGATTAAAAAAGAAGCAAAAAGAGAATTCAAAAGATTACTAACCACCCTTCCAGGCAACTATGAAATGATGATTCGATTAAGGTATTTACACGAGCTTAGTTACGGTGAAATACATGAGTTAACAAACCTCCCATTAAGCACTATTAAATGGAGGATTTTTCAAGGAAAAAAACTATTAAAAGCTGTTTTACTTAAGAGCCTTAAAAGAAAGGGAGTCTATTAA
- a CDS encoding PTS mannitol transporter subunit IICB: MSKATETSKSDFRVKVQRFGSYLSGMIMPNIGAFIAWGLITALFIPTGWFPNEELGQLVGPMITYLLPLLIGYTGGKMVYDARGGVVGATATMGVIVGTDIPMFLGAMIMGPLGGWVIKKVDQAIQPRVKQGFEMLVNNFSAGILAAILTIIAYLGIGPIVEGLNNVLAAGVEVIVNAGLLPLANIFIEPAKVLFLNNAINHGILSPLGADQAAETGKSILFLLETNPGPGLGILLAFMFFGKGTAKQTSPGAAIIHFFGGIHEIYFPYILMKPTLILAAIAGGVSGVFTFTLFNVGLVAPPSPGSIFALMAMTPKGGGHLGVLLGVLVATAVSFLIAALILKTSKQKEEDLSEATAKMQEMKGKKSSVAGSLETAKEVEKDEQELDMKNVNKIIFACDAGMGSSAMGASILKNKAKKAGLTIEITNTSINNIPSDADIVVTHKDLTSRAKDKLPNAHHISVENFLNSPKYDELIDELK; the protein is encoded by the coding sequence ATGTCCAAGGCAACAGAAACTTCCAAGTCTGACTTTCGTGTGAAGGTTCAACGATTTGGTAGTTATTTAAGTGGGATGATTATGCCTAACATTGGAGCCTTTATTGCTTGGGGACTTATTACTGCTTTATTTATTCCAACAGGTTGGTTTCCGAATGAAGAACTGGGTCAACTCGTAGGACCTATGATTACGTATTTATTACCACTATTAATTGGTTACACCGGTGGTAAGATGGTTTACGATGCACGTGGGGGAGTCGTAGGCGCGACTGCAACGATGGGGGTCATCGTTGGTACTGATATCCCCATGTTTCTTGGAGCTATGATTATGGGACCTTTGGGTGGTTGGGTCATTAAAAAAGTAGACCAAGCGATTCAACCAAGGGTTAAACAAGGATTCGAGATGCTAGTCAATAACTTCTCAGCAGGTATTCTAGCAGCCATTTTAACGATTATTGCTTATTTAGGTATTGGGCCAATTGTAGAAGGCTTAAATAATGTTTTAGCTGCAGGGGTTGAAGTGATTGTTAATGCTGGCCTACTTCCACTTGCTAATATCTTTATCGAACCAGCGAAAGTGTTGTTTTTAAATAATGCGATTAACCATGGTATTTTAAGTCCATTGGGCGCAGATCAAGCAGCAGAAACGGGTAAGTCTATACTGTTCCTATTAGAAACAAACCCTGGACCAGGATTAGGAATTTTATTAGCTTTTATGTTCTTTGGAAAAGGTACAGCGAAGCAAACATCACCAGGTGCAGCCATTATTCACTTCTTTGGTGGTATTCATGAAATTTATTTCCCTTATATTTTAATGAAACCAACGTTAATATTAGCTGCAATAGCAGGTGGGGTTAGTGGAGTTTTCACCTTCACATTATTTAATGTAGGATTGGTAGCACCACCATCACCAGGTAGTATCTTTGCTCTTATGGCAATGACACCTAAAGGTGGAGGTCATCTGGGTGTGTTACTAGGCGTTCTAGTGGCAACGGCAGTTTCTTTCCTAATTGCAGCTCTTATCTTAAAAACGAGCAAGCAAAAAGAAGAGGACCTATCTGAGGCTACTGCCAAAATGCAAGAGATGAAAGGTAAAAAGAGTTCAGTAGCGGGATCATTGGAAACGGCAAAAGAAGTTGAAAAAGATGAACAAGAGCTTGATATGAAGAACGTCAACAAAATTATCTTTGCTTGTGATGCAGGAATGGGTTCTAGTGCTATGGGGGCATCCATCCTAAAAAATAAAGCCAAAAAAGCAGGCTTGACCATTGAGATTACCAATACATCTATCAATAACATACCAAGTGATGCTGATATTGTAGTTACTCATAAAGACTTAACATCTCGTGCTAAGGATAAGCTTCCTAACGCACATCATATTTCTGTTGAGAACTTCTTGAATTCTCCTAAGTATGATGAACTTATTGATGAATTGAAATAA
- a CDS encoding 4Fe-4S binding protein: MAFVILEPCIEEKAGECVEVCPVECIEKGEDQFFIDPEICIDCGACESVCPVSAIVHEDELTDDDFKYLEKARAFFSS; the protein is encoded by the coding sequence TTGGCATTTGTAATTTTAGAACCATGCATTGAAGAAAAAGCAGGAGAATGTGTAGAAGTTTGTCCGGTCGAGTGTATTGAAAAAGGAGAGGACCAATTCTTTATTGATCCCGAGATTTGTATTGACTGTGGTGCATGTGAATCAGTGTGTCCAGTTTCAGCCATCGTTCATGAGGATGAGCTGACAGATGATGATTTTAAGTACTTAGAGAAGGCTCGTGCATTTTTTAGCAGTTAA
- the hpaB gene encoding 4-hydroxyphenylacetate 3-monooxygenase, oxygenase component, which translates to MPAIDGLTFLKRVRDLKAEVWIDGQKIKENICEHYAFKGLIKSKAKLFDLQLEKDFMTYQSPLTGERVGSSFLIPQSKEELEIRRLTTQEWAKTSGGMMGRSPDYMNTGMMALGAAWEEFQDTANRGVNIQKLYEQARENDLTISHTFVNPQVNRSLGYFEDDDAPISARVVEENKDGIVIKGARLLATQGGITDELLVLPVGGKYIEEPFIYAFSIPSNTENLKFICRESFAYRSSPFDHPLGSRFEEMDTIVVFDNVLVPWERVFLYKDYSIVTNMYEETHFYAFLLHQTVARQVIKTELLLGVAQMLVDSIDIGAYQHVQEKISEIIAGLESMNALLLKSELEAKLDKRGVMVPEPSPLFAAITSYPQLYPRFIEILELLGASGLISIPTEEDFHSDIRPDLDQYLQSVSCAALERTKLFRMAWDICLSSFGGRQRLYERFFFGDPIRLKSGLYNSYPKDKAIELAKSMLAKE; encoded by the coding sequence ATGCCTGCTATTGATGGTTTAACTTTTCTAAAGAGAGTACGTGACTTAAAGGCAGAAGTGTGGATCGATGGACAGAAGATAAAGGAAAACATATGTGAACATTACGCTTTTAAAGGACTAATCAAAAGTAAAGCTAAACTATTTGATTTGCAACTGGAGAAGGACTTTATGACGTATCAGTCTCCACTAACTGGAGAACGAGTAGGCAGCTCTTTTCTTATTCCACAATCAAAGGAAGAGTTGGAGATTAGAAGATTAACCACTCAAGAATGGGCTAAAACATCTGGCGGGATGATGGGGAGATCACCGGACTATATGAATACTGGAATGATGGCGCTTGGGGCGGCTTGGGAAGAATTCCAAGACACAGCAAACCGCGGGGTCAATATCCAGAAACTATATGAGCAGGCTAGGGAGAATGACCTTACCATCTCACATACATTTGTTAATCCTCAAGTAAACCGTTCGCTAGGTTACTTTGAGGATGATGATGCACCAATTTCTGCAAGAGTAGTTGAAGAAAATAAGGATGGAATTGTGATAAAAGGGGCCCGCCTATTAGCAACTCAAGGAGGAATTACGGATGAGCTTCTAGTATTACCAGTAGGTGGTAAATATATTGAAGAGCCGTTTATTTACGCATTTTCAATCCCGAGTAATACCGAAAACTTAAAGTTTATTTGTAGGGAATCATTTGCTTATCGTTCTTCACCATTTGACCATCCACTTGGATCAAGGTTTGAAGAGATGGATACCATTGTTGTGTTTGATAACGTTTTGGTACCTTGGGAGCGGGTCTTTCTATATAAGGACTATTCCATAGTTACCAATATGTATGAAGAAACTCACTTCTATGCATTCTTGCTACATCAAACAGTTGCTAGACAAGTAATTAAGACAGAATTATTGTTAGGTGTGGCTCAAATGCTTGTTGATTCGATTGATATCGGTGCTTATCAGCATGTCCAAGAAAAAATAAGTGAAATCATCGCGGGTCTGGAATCTATGAATGCTCTTCTATTGAAATCTGAATTAGAGGCTAAGTTAGATAAAAGAGGAGTCATGGTACCGGAACCGAGTCCTCTATTTGCTGCTATTACATCCTATCCTCAACTGTATCCGAGATTTATAGAGATTCTAGAATTGTTAGGGGCTAGTGGACTTATTTCAATTCCAACAGAAGAGGATTTTCATTCAGACATAAGGCCGGATTTAGATCAATACCTACAAAGCGTTTCCTGCGCTGCTTTAGAGAGAACAAAGCTGTTTCGAATGGCATGGGATATTTGTTTAAGTTCATTTGGGGGAAGACAGCGGTTGTATGAGCGGTTCTTCTTTGGTGATCCAATAAGATTAAAATCAGGATTGTATAACAGTTATCCAAAAGATAAAGCGATTGAGCTAGCAAAATCAATGTTGGCGAAAGAGTAA
- a CDS encoding YwmB family TATA-box binding protein translates to MKTIKILLVCVMVTGLYTTSVAFSKEKTDEIKSLVENMQEQGIALSSWKVYILKSVQDVASEKEALEELEDIKKTEQGYRWELQFEGNKSFIAEGYKKVDSMDIELKVKVTGNRLGNMYRMYYAYEINSQWNNESLEYVVSKYQYLINNQKAFFTFKGSLLQNHKLNQQAEDILSGLNGTFIEGVAEENFISMSAYSKKLDQNSISINGQKINLQIGLRHDIENEQVEVTIGTPMITDGY, encoded by the coding sequence ATGAAAACTATTAAGATTCTTCTAGTATGTGTAATGGTAACTGGTTTATATACGACAAGCGTTGCTTTTAGTAAAGAAAAAACAGATGAGATTAAAAGTTTAGTAGAAAACATGCAAGAACAGGGAATAGCTCTGAGTTCTTGGAAAGTCTATATATTGAAATCAGTACAGGATGTTGCGAGTGAGAAAGAAGCGTTGGAAGAATTAGAAGATATAAAAAAGACAGAACAGGGATATAGATGGGAGCTCCAATTTGAAGGTAATAAGAGCTTTATCGCAGAGGGCTATAAGAAAGTAGATTCCATGGATATCGAGCTAAAGGTTAAAGTTACAGGTAACCGACTAGGTAATATGTATAGAATGTATTATGCATACGAAATAAATAGCCAATGGAATAATGAGTCCTTAGAATATGTTGTAAGCAAGTATCAATATTTAATAAACAATCAGAAGGCATTCTTCACTTTTAAAGGGTCTTTGCTGCAAAATCATAAGCTAAACCAACAGGCAGAAGATATTTTATCTGGATTAAATGGTACATTTATAGAAGGTGTAGCAGAAGAGAATTTCATTTCGATGTCTGCTTATTCAAAGAAGTTGGACCAAAATTCCATCTCAATAAATGGTCAAAAAATCAATTTGCAAATTGGATTAAGACATGACATAGAGAATGAGCAAGTTGAAGTTACGATTGGTACTCCGATGATTACGGATGGTTATTAA
- a CDS encoding BglG family transcription antiterminator — MYISARERKILEHLLSKREEVTVKDIANELDVSPRTVHRDLKGVEEILKENGLTLNKKSGIGIQVAGSDENREKLTLFLFHLSHNEYTPEERQTIILSTLLDTKEPIKLVSLANDLNVTIATVSNDLNKIEEKIVPYGLHLVRKRGYGVEISGGESAKRKAMSKLIMENVDEFELISILKESIQRKASPPDDTATDRLLGLVDKKKLLVIEKQIDRIKHELPYEIADSSYIGLVVHLALAIERIQQGEEIRFEEEYLKNLKQSKEFEVARKIVDGLEEVFRIRISYGEIGYITMHLLGAKLRTDQDELLEDTSIQVGVSAQKLIRFVSNKIDVDLTKHVSLFQGLVAHLRPAIYRMKQNMGISNPLLSRIEQDYGELFLIIEEGVREVFPDIHVPSEEVGYLVMHFASALINRREENSQTVLVVCSTGIGTSKILSTKLKQEISGLKTINASLFDLNKLNLEDYDTIISTVPLKNLDQNYIVVSPLLPVDDVEKIKRSLMAPKPFQQKKKETEAANPFDTIGLLAEFEKVHHFSKAIYTVLKGFSVYNTPVEYRSIENALEYISGLLKERGIVDNEKTVLAELLKREELGGLGIPGTTLALYHARSDSVIEPSFTISRLQRPQQVPSMDGTSIEIHTILLLLAPREPGVETLEVLSGISSLIIRDESIIQLFQSGSEEELGMLLGKELRDIYKDKTNI, encoded by the coding sequence ATGTATATTTCTGCACGGGAAAGAAAGATTTTGGAGCATTTATTAAGCAAAAGAGAAGAGGTTACTGTAAAGGATATCGCCAATGAACTCGATGTTAGTCCTCGTACTGTTCATCGGGACTTAAAAGGAGTAGAAGAAATTCTCAAAGAAAACGGACTAACACTCAATAAGAAATCGGGTATTGGTATACAGGTGGCTGGTTCTGATGAGAATCGTGAGAAGCTGACACTATTTCTGTTTCATCTTTCACATAATGAATACACCCCAGAAGAAAGACAGACCATTATACTTTCCACACTTTTAGATACAAAAGAACCCATTAAATTGGTTTCACTTGCCAATGATTTAAATGTAACGATTGCGACAGTTAGTAATGACTTAAACAAAATTGAAGAGAAAATCGTTCCATACGGACTACATTTAGTAAGGAAACGTGGCTATGGAGTTGAGATATCTGGCGGGGAATCAGCCAAGAGAAAAGCGATGAGTAAGCTCATTATGGAGAATGTAGATGAATTTGAATTGATTTCTATTTTAAAAGAATCCATTCAAAGGAAGGCTTCTCCTCCGGATGATACGGCAACAGATCGGTTACTCGGCCTAGTAGATAAGAAGAAACTTCTTGTCATTGAAAAACAAATTGACCGTATTAAACATGAGCTACCCTACGAGATTGCAGATAGTTCTTATATTGGGTTGGTTGTTCATTTAGCCCTAGCTATTGAACGAATTCAGCAAGGGGAAGAGATCCGCTTTGAAGAGGAATACTTAAAGAATTTAAAGCAATCAAAAGAATTTGAAGTAGCTCGAAAGATTGTAGATGGTTTGGAAGAAGTCTTTAGAATTCGCATTTCTTATGGGGAGATTGGCTACATTACCATGCATCTATTGGGTGCAAAGCTTAGAACCGATCAGGATGAATTATTAGAAGATACAAGTATCCAGGTTGGCGTATCCGCTCAAAAACTCATTCGGTTTGTAAGTAACAAAATAGATGTTGATCTGACAAAACATGTATCCCTGTTCCAAGGGTTAGTCGCTCACTTAAGACCGGCTATATATCGAATGAAACAAAATATGGGTATCTCTAATCCCCTTCTTTCCAGAATTGAGCAGGATTACGGTGAGTTATTTTTGATTATAGAAGAGGGAGTAAGAGAGGTCTTTCCTGATATACATGTACCTAGTGAAGAGGTTGGATACCTAGTCATGCATTTTGCATCTGCTCTTATAAACAGAAGAGAAGAAAACAGCCAAACTGTACTTGTTGTTTGTTCAACAGGCATCGGTACATCCAAGATATTGTCAACGAAGCTAAAACAAGAAATCTCAGGCTTAAAAACAATAAATGCATCCCTTTTTGACTTAAATAAGTTAAATCTTGAGGATTATGACACCATTATATCTACAGTTCCACTTAAGAATTTAGATCAGAACTATATTGTAGTCAGTCCTTTATTGCCTGTAGATGATGTTGAAAAAATAAAGAGATCTCTTATGGCTCCAAAGCCCTTTCAGCAAAAGAAAAAAGAAACAGAAGCTGCTAATCCATTTGATACTATTGGTCTACTCGCTGAATTTGAAAAGGTACACCATTTTTCAAAAGCCATTTATACGGTCCTTAAGGGGTTTTCTGTTTATAACACACCTGTAGAATATCGTTCAATTGAGAATGCCTTAGAGTATATAAGCGGCTTATTAAAAGAAAGAGGCATTGTCGATAATGAGAAAACGGTGTTAGCGGAACTATTAAAGCGTGAGGAGCTAGGGGGACTTGGTATACCAGGTACAACATTAGCTCTTTACCACGCAAGAAGTGATTCAGTTATCGAACCTAGTTTTACAATAAGTAGATTACAAAGACCACAACAAGTCCCATCGATGGACGGGACTAGTATAGAAATTCATACAATCTTGCTCTTATTAGCACCACGAGAGCCAGGCGTAGAAACATTAGAAGTACTGAGTGGTATTAGTTCGCTGATTATACGAGATGAATCAATCATTCAACTGTTTCAATCCGGCAGTGAAGAGGAACTGGGAATGCTACTAGGTAAAGAGTTGAGAGACATTTATAAGGATAAAACTAACATTTAA